One Calorimonas adulescens genomic region harbors:
- a CDS encoding Tex-like N-terminal domain-containing protein translates to MDISVKLSKEFNIKLSQVLETIKLIDAGNTIPFIARYRKEATGGMSDEILRELFDRLMYLRSLESRKEEVIRLIAEQGKLTEELRREISEAEILQRVEDLYRPFKPKRRTRATIAEEKGLKPLAEMILNQETISETIEELARPYVNPELGVNSVKDALDGARDIIAEIISDNAEYRERIRNLYFKKGIIESKAVAPDERSAYEMYYDFREPVDKIANHRILAINRGEREKKLKVGILSPDEEIIVYLKKQVILDERAATARLLEDAIEDAYKRLIAPSIEREVRNVLTERAQKEAVKVFAKNTNV, encoded by the coding sequence ATAGATGCAGGCAATACCATACCGTTTATTGCACGATACAGAAAAGAAGCTACAGGCGGCATGTCTGATGAGATCTTGAGAGAGCTTTTTGATAGGCTTATGTACCTTAGGAGTCTTGAGTCAAGAAAGGAAGAGGTAATAAGACTCATCGCTGAACAAGGTAAGCTGACAGAGGAATTAAGGCGTGAGATATCCGAAGCAGAGATACTGCAGAGGGTAGAAGACCTCTATAGGCCATTTAAGCCCAAGCGCAGGACAAGAGCAACTATAGCAGAAGAAAAGGGTTTAAAACCCCTTGCAGAGATGATATTAAACCAGGAAACAATAAGTGAGACGATAGAAGAATTGGCCAGGCCATATGTGAACCCTGAACTGGGCGTTAATTCTGTGAAGGATGCGCTGGACGGTGCCAGAGACATTATAGCTGAAATTATATCAGACAATGCAGAGTACAGGGAAAGGATTAGAAATCTCTATTTCAAGAAGGGCATAATAGAGAGCAAAGCTGTAGCTCCTGATGAGAGGTCAGCATACGAGATGTATTACGATTTCAGGGAACCGGTGGATAAGATTGCAAACCATCGTATTTTGGCCATAAACAGGGGAGAAAGGGAAAAGAAACTTAAGGTTGGTATATTGAGCCCGGATGAAGAGATTATTGTATACCTAAAAAAACAGGTCATATTAGATGAAAGAGCTGCTACAGCCAGACTGCTCGAGGATGCTATAGAAGACGCCTATAAGCGATTAATCGCCCCATCTATAGAACGGGAGGTGAGAAATGTACTCACTGAACGCGCACAGAAAGAAGCTGTAAAAGTCTTTGCAAAAAACACAAATGTTTAA
- a CDS encoding helix-hairpin-helix domain-containing protein: MSGITPTIATNIVKYRDMNGKFKNRQELKKVSRLGEKVFERYTS; the protein is encoded by the coding sequence GTGTCTGGGATAACCCCAACTATTGCAACAAATATTGTAAAGTATAGAGATATGAACGGCAAATTTAAGAACAGGCAGGAATTGAAAAAAGTCAGCAGACTGGGAGAAAAGGTATTTGAGCGCTACACATCTTAA